A DNA window from Argiope bruennichi chromosome X2, qqArgBrue1.1, whole genome shotgun sequence contains the following coding sequences:
- the LOC129959964 gene encoding cytokine-like nuclear factor N-PAC isoform X1, translating to MAAKKDFNIGDLVWAKMKCFPFWPAKIVEPPSDTKSTPKKARRYVFFFGSQNYAWIQDENIVHHSEEMLQSTSNKKKSTLLKLAIKQITEDAPKQAKSLLKEKESPEKSPEASTSGTQNKIAKVQRKKVKTESQKVRKKVVPKRRDMDESEYERTSPPQKLSERPAEDFSDLINNTPPNLNYKRIAVIRPLEEHPPTTTPTPSPPSTPSPSSTPSTPSPPPTTTSTSTTTITQSSSSRIRSRGYFELLPLPIVDIYVPNESVRAKNVIPSSKEIGFIGLGMMGQRLVKNLLMCNHKVTVWNRTPEKCVPFTKIGAEIAQTPSDVVEKCDIIICCVSGPYASKCLVFGNCGILSGLDRSPPGSKSYVEMTTLDPTTSIDIAEAISRKGGRYLEAPISGSRKMAEDGNLLILSAGDKEVFLSCESVFFTLSKNAYYLSSDIGSGSKMNLIVSMLMGVSSAALAESMAFVESCNLSQINFMEIIELGPICSPHLLEKGQAIMSRSFDTNNTLKYQQRDISLALNLDNDRGQPMSVTTAANEVFKRATLRNYSDHDVSAVFLGAEY from the coding sequence ATGGCGGccaaaaaagatttcaatattggAGATTTAGTTTGGGCAAAGATGAAGTGTTTTCCTTTTTGGCCAGCCAAGATAGTAGAACCTCCTTCAGATACGAAATCTACTCCTAAAAAGGCACGTCGTTACGTATTCTTTTTTGGAAGTCAAAATTATGCATGGATACAGGATGAAAATATTGTACATCATTCTGAAGAAATGCTACAGTCTACTTCCAATAAGAAAAAATCAACCCTTCTAAAATTGGCAATAAAACAAATCACCGAAGATGCACCCAAACAGGCTAAATCGCTGCTCAAAGAAAAGGAATCTCCTGAGAAGTCTCCTGAAGCATCGACAAGTGGTACTCAAAACAAAATTGCTAAAGTACAAAGAAAGAAGGTGAAAACTGAAAGCCAGAAAGTTCGAAAGAAGGTTGTACCTAAACGACGTGATATGGATGAATCAGAATATGAAAGAACATCTCCTCCTCAGAAGTTATCTGAAAGGCCTGCTGAAGATTTctctgatttaattaataatacaccTCCTAATTTAAACTATAAGCGTATAGCTGTTATCAGACCATTAGAAGAGCATCCTCCTACTACTACTCCTACTCCTTCTCCTCCTTCTACTCCTTCTCCTAGTTCTACTCCTTCTACTCCTTCTCCTCCTCCTACTACTACTTCTACTTCTACTACTACTATTACTCAAAGTTCTTCTTCAAGAATTAGGAGTCGTGGTTACTTTGAACTTCTGCCACTTCCTATTGTTGATATATATGTACCCAATGAATCCGTAAGAGCAAAAAATGTCATACCATCAAGTAAGGAGATAGGATTTATTGGTCTCGGAATGATGGGTCAAAGGCTTGTTAAAAATCTGCTTATGTGCAATCACAAGGTCACAGTTTGGAATCGAACCCCTGAGAAATGTGTACCTTTTACTAAAATTGGAGCTGAGATTGCGCAGACTCCAAGTGATGTGGTTGAAAAATGTGACATAATTATCTGCTGTGTTTCTGGTCCTTATGCCTCAAAATGCCTGGTTTTTGGAAACTGTGGCATTCTATCAGGTCTTGACAGATCACCACCTGGATCAAAAAGTTATGTTGAAATGACTACATTGGATCCAACTACATCAATAGACATTGCAGAAGCTATCAGCCGTAAAGGTGGAAGATATCTTGAAGCCCCAATCAGTGGATCTAGGAAAATGGCAGAGGATGGAAATCTGTTAATTTTGAGTGCAGGCGATAAAGAAGTTTTTCTCTCTTGTGAGAGTGTTTTTTTTACCTTatcaaaaaatgcatattatcttAGTTCTGATATTGGCAGTGGTTCTAAGATGAACCTAATTGTTAGTATGTTAATGGGTGTATCATCTGCTGCCTTGGCAGAATCCATGGCATTTGTTGAGAGTTGCAATCTTTCTCAGATCAACTTCATGGAAATTATAGAACTTGGACCAATATGTTCGCCTCATCTTTTAGAAAAAGGACAAGCCATAATGTCACGTTCCTTTGACACTAATAATACTCTTAAGTATCAGCAAAGAGATATATCTTTGGCTCTTAACCTGGATAATGACCGTGGGCAACCAATGTCAGTCACAACAGCAGCAAATGAAGTGTTCAAACGTGCTACACTTCGAAATTATTCTGACCATGATGTATCTGCTGTTTTCTTGGGAGCTGAGTATTAG